The Branchiostoma floridae strain S238N-H82 chromosome 10, Bfl_VNyyK, whole genome shotgun sequence genome has a segment encoding these proteins:
- the LOC118424648 gene encoding G-protein coupled receptor 54-like — protein MTRPRGRGPLVGLSTATMSSVDVSVDEANMTDFFNATLDSLLPTESSNQSWVPDDDPPRSPPVLFAVERQVIPVVFGLICLVGMVGNILVILVVSKSSDMKTVTNYYIVNLAITDLAFLVCCVPFVATSFALGPSWVFGAFACKAVFYIIRVTLQATCLTLMALSIDRFCAIVLPFKSIDFRRPRVAIFVSVCIWIGSFLLSIPVALRHRIYMVGDQVLCRERWPSATAQQSYMIYMVSITYIIPLATSIFCGAMIVRQVCNRPESANLGGQSQTRKVTIMIIGVVLLFALSWLPNHAINLWRVMNPRAPGSIPLYQFKFAAMCLSYANSAMNPFVYTFVGENFRVELHKLFQNLCSKCWYPYSADSKKAPASAKGSNTSFKTAVTLTRSASGGIGQCETLPFRPVTPLPDEVYCPVVVVKDDTKMSFETNI, from the exons GCCGAGGGGCCGAGGTCCCCTCGTTGGATTGTCTACCGCCACCATGTCTTCAGTGGACGTTTCGGTGGACGAGGCGAATATGACAGACTTCTTCAACGCGACGCTCGACTCCCTGCTACCGACGGAATCATCGAATCAGTCGTGGGTGCCGGATGACGACCCACCCCGATCACCGCCCGTACTCTTCGCCGTGGAGCGACAGGTCATCCCCGTAGTCTTCGGCCTGATCTGCCTTGTTG GGATGGTTGGGAACATCCTGGTCATCTTGGTCGTCAGTAAGTCCAGTGACATGAAGACGGTGACCAACTACTACATCGTGAACCTGGCCATCACGGACCTAGCGTTCCTGGTCTGCTGCGTCCCGTTCGTGGCCACGTCCTTCGCCCTGGGGCCATCCTGGGTCTTCGGGGCGTTCGCCTGCAAAGCCGTCTTCTACATCATACGG GTGACGTTGCAGGCCACGTGTTTGACGCTGATGGCGCTGTCCATTGACCGGTTCTGTGCGATCGTTCTGCCGTTCAAGTCTATCGACTTCCGCCGGCCCCGTGTGGCCATCTTCGTCAGCGTCTGCATCTGGATCg GATCTTTTCTTCTGTCTATCCCCGTGGCGCTCCGACATCGCATCTACATGGTGGGTGACCAGGTCCTGTGCCGTGAGCGTTGGCCGAGCGCCACCGCCCAGCAGTCCTACATGATCTACATGGTCTCCATCACCTACATCATTCCGCTGGCAACCAGCATCTTCTGCGGAGCCATGATCGTCCGCCAGGTCTGCAACCGCCCGGAGAGCGCCAATCTGGGCGGGCAGAGCCAGACCCGAAAGGTGACCATCATGATCATCGGCGTGGTCCTGCTCTTCGCTCTGTCTTGGCTGCCAAACCACGCTATTAACCTGTGGCGTGTCATGAATCCAAGAGCACCAGGTTCCATCCCTCTGTACCAGTTCAAATTCGCGGCCATGTGTCTCAGCTATGCCAACTCGGCTATGAATCCGTTTGTGTACACTTTTGTTGGCGAGAACTTTCGAGTAGAGCTGCACAAACTGTTCCAAAACCTTTGCTCCAAGTGCTGGTATCCTTACAGCGCCGATTCTAAGAAAGCCCCGGCGTCGGCGAAGGGTAGCAACACGAGTTTTAAGACTGCCGTGACCCTGACTCGCTCGGCGTCCGGCGGCATTGGCCAGTGTGAAACCCTGCCGTTTCGCCCCGTCACTCCGTTGCCAGACGAAGTCTATTGCCCAGTTGTTGTTGTCAAAGATGACACAAAAATGTCTTTCGAGACCAATATCTGA